The following coding sequences lie in one Paracidovorax avenae genomic window:
- a CDS encoding molecular chaperone: protein MIWPVDPVIAGEQRAVALWVENRGTEPVAMQARVFAWCQEEGDDRFTQQQAVVASPPISQIPPGARQMVRLIATQPVPPGQEQAFRVLLDELPAPPAGPGAMQGASRAAPPAQFGVRLQIRYAIPLFVYAPGTLGPRMPATHADLLSSLAPGDTLEPALRWSVDRSPDGRQHLVVHNTGAGHARLTAVRWQAPGRDGPVVTPGLLGYVLPHSQRRWVLDQPPPAKPELLATINGREASLPRAEP from the coding sequence ATGATCTGGCCAGTGGATCCCGTCATCGCGGGCGAGCAGCGGGCCGTCGCGCTCTGGGTGGAGAACCGGGGGACCGAGCCGGTGGCCATGCAGGCCAGGGTGTTCGCCTGGTGTCAGGAAGAGGGCGACGACCGCTTCACGCAACAGCAGGCCGTGGTGGCGAGCCCGCCCATCAGCCAGATTCCTCCGGGTGCGCGGCAGATGGTGCGGCTCATCGCGACCCAGCCCGTACCGCCCGGGCAGGAACAGGCCTTCCGGGTGCTGCTCGATGAATTGCCGGCGCCCCCCGCCGGCCCGGGAGCCATGCAGGGCGCCTCGCGGGCAGCGCCTCCCGCCCAGTTCGGCGTGCGGCTGCAGATCCGCTACGCGATCCCGCTGTTCGTCTATGCCCCCGGCACGCTGGGGCCGCGCATGCCCGCCACCCACGCGGACCTGCTGTCCTCCCTGGCCCCCGGCGACACGCTGGAGCCGGCCCTGCGCTGGAGCGTGGACCGCAGCCCGGACGGCAGGCAGCACCTCGTGGTCCACAACACGGGGGCCGGCCATGCGCGGCTCACGGCCGTGCGCTGGCAGGCCCCGGGCCGGGACGGGCCGGTCGTCACGCCAGGTCTGCTCGGCTACGTGCTGCCGCACAGCCAGCGGCGCTGGGTGCTGGACCAGCCACCGCCCGCGAAGCCGGAACTGCTTGCCACCATCAACGGACGCGAGGCGTCCCTTCCCCGTGCCGAGCCATGA
- a CDS encoding spore coat protein U domain-containing protein, translating to MPHAIRVAAWCGRAAGRPAVRPSAAPLLCLATLLPLPAVPATIPTTATLTVNAAIVRGCLVSGAPGQVTGVNFGTIDFGTHSAVRTGSETRLAGSGAGGQALIQCTPGTAVQVAADAGQNAQGSQRRLSNNAGAYVPYALALATAPATALVPNVPAGLTLGSSAAALPLQGTATFPGFGLPAGVYTDTVQVTLSW from the coding sequence ATGCCACATGCCATCCGCGTCGCGGCGTGGTGCGGGCGGGCTGCCGGCCGGCCGGCAGTGCGGCCTTCGGCCGCTCCGCTGCTGTGCCTGGCCACGCTGCTGCCGCTGCCCGCGGTACCCGCCACGATACCGACCACGGCCACCCTGACGGTGAACGCAGCCATCGTGCGCGGCTGCCTGGTATCGGGCGCTCCGGGGCAGGTCACGGGCGTGAATTTCGGCACGATCGACTTCGGCACGCACTCCGCCGTGCGCACCGGCAGCGAGACGCGGCTCGCCGGCTCCGGTGCCGGCGGGCAGGCACTGATCCAGTGCACCCCGGGCACGGCCGTGCAGGTGGCGGCGGACGCCGGGCAGAACGCGCAGGGCAGCCAGCGCAGGCTCTCCAACAATGCGGGCGCCTATGTGCCCTACGCGCTGGCACTGGCCACGGCCCCCGCCACGGCGCTCGTCCCGAACGTGCCCGCCGGCCTCACGCTCGGCAGCAGTGCCGCCGCCCTGCCGCTCCAGGGCACGGCCACGTTCCCCGGGTTCGGCCTGCCGGCAGGCGTCTATACCGATACGGTACAGGTAACGCTGTCATGGTAG